One part of the Mya arenaria isolate MELC-2E11 chromosome 3, ASM2691426v1 genome encodes these proteins:
- the LOC128229331 gene encoding uncharacterized protein LOC128229331, translating into MAEVAAEKLNRDSNRSSPYQYFDTMPTEEVLDQLELETKEWKEYLTKLRSLEKIDGRTKFELFRKIDQTSVSFSKMIPPAVQSKIGSREATAQEPAPVIDTTVPASEHLELRPASPIVVDEEKLDLQEDLQENAKKINEQNKTLEDKVKELEYAIETQKNEEHVLTEQISKLKQELDTTKYSMQEVSKQKEDMMLRLSKLAGDKLTKNNPDITDLSDPNRPLKLADKYNELYDNEWTNAFEVLVDSGYTEMEVIETLQLTLLNAYEFCEMKATLVLKDTERAMNLLLEVEYPQDEKTVPVMATMPKKRLAKELAQYMRQNSSLEDYKLQQKWQAKRTSFSDPNTDDSTAVDQEAKSVHVDDQMKNLRKDVSVSMILLSKELT; encoded by the exons ATGGCAGAGGTTGCGGCAGAAAAGCTAAATAGGGACTCAAACAGATCCTCTCCTTACCAATACTTTGATACGATGCCAACTGAAGAGGTCCTAGATCAGTTAGAGCTGGAAACGAAGGAGTGGAAAGAGTATTTAACGAAATTAAGAAGCCTGGAGAAGATTGACGGTCGAACAAAGTTTGAACTTTTCCGGAAAATAGATCAAACATCCGTATCGTTTTCAAAGATG ATTCCACCCGCTGTGCAATCAAAAATCGGATCAAGGGAGGCTACAGCTCAAGAACCTGCACCAGTCATAGATACAACGGTTCCAGCTAGTGAACATTTGGAGCTGCGTCCTGCATCACCTATTGTTGTGGATGAGGAGAAACTTGATTTACAGGAAGATTTACAGGAAAATGCGAAGAAAATAaacgaacaaaacaaaactcttGAAGATAAAGTAAAAGAACTTGAATACGCCATTGAGACTCAAAAGAACGAGGAACACGTGTTGACAGAACAGATTTCAAAGCTGAAACAAGAATTGGACACCACTAAATATTCAATGCAAGAAGTTAGTAAACAAAAGGAGGATATGATGCTCAG acTAAGCAAACTTGCTGGGGACAAGCTAACGAAAAATAACCCAGACATTACCGATCTAAGCGACCCGAACCGTCCACTGAAACTTGCTGATAAATACAACGAATTGTACGATAATGAATGGACCAACGCTTTTGAGGTCTTGGTAGACAGTGGTTACACAGAAATGGAAGTTATAGAGACGCTCCAACTAACGCTTcta AATGCATATGAGTTCTGCGAAATGAAAGCAACCTTGGTACTGAAAGACACGGAGAGGGCAATGAATCTGCTGCTCGAGGTTGAATATCCACAGGATGAAAAG ACCGTTCCTGTAATGGCAACAATGCCGAAGAAACGG CTTGCCAAAGAATTAGCCCAGTATATGAGACAAAATTCTTCTTTGGAAGACTATAAGTTACAGCAGAAGTGGCAGGCGAAGCGTACAAGTTTTTCCGACCCAAATACAGATGATTCGACAGCTGTGGATCAA GAAGCTAAATCAGTGCATGTTGATGACCAGATGAAGAACCTCCGTAAAGACGTATCCGTTTCCATGATACTGTTGTCCAAAGA GCTTACATGA